ACAGGTAAAATCTCGAATATTGGGAATCGTGCTTAACGACGTGGATCTGCGGCGCGGCGACTATTACTATTACCGCCGCGAGCATTACGGCTACTACGCTGAAGACTCAAAAAACGTGTAAGAGAGAAAAGACTGTAGTTCGACAAGGCGCGTTTAATAAGGGCTACTAGCTTAGCATGTCTTTGCTAAGCCTAGCGGACTCCAAAAACTCGCGATCGTTGCCGTTTTCGATTACGCTTAGGTGATTAAAAAGAGCTTGCAAAAATCGCCTGCGCGTAACAAGCATCTCGTCATTTAGCATCTGTATGTCAGAGAGAAGCTGCGGTGTCTGATTAACTACTCTCTGAATTATCTCAAATACTGCGCGAAAGTTCGGCGTGCTAAATAAGTCGAGATTATATTTTGAACCAAGACATTCCCTCACTACTTGCGCATAACAAACGGAAACGAAATGGAGAAGCCCAGAAGTCACCGCCACAATCGAATCGTGCTCAACGCTTGAAGCATGCGTAATTCTAGCGCCATACTTATAAAGAAGATCTTCGAAATAAGCTGCCTTGGATCCCGATTTACTAGTCTTGGTGATAATTACATTCTGGCCACTTATCGTCTCCACATCAGGTCCAAAAAGAGTATGTATCCCCAAAACCTCACAATCGTCAGCTACAGCGCCATCGATGGCTAAGAGGCTCTTGTTCTTAATAGAAAAATTTTCCACTAACAGATGGTCTGTTCTAACTAAAGGCGCAATGGACTCGATAACGATGCCAAGCTCGGACATCGGAACACTAACGATAACGACTTCCGCTCTTCTCATCAGCTCCTCAAGGCTTACCGACGTTTTGAGGTCATAAATAATGACCTCAAAACCCACCTTACTAAAGAACTTACTAAACCACCGCCCCATTTTCCCTTCACCTCCTATTATGCCAATGGTTGAAAATGGCGGGGGCTCGAAAGCCTTGCTCTTGTATGAGCCAAACACTCGAAATTCAACTGTCCCCAGAGTGGCCTCGCGACAATACTCACCCAAGCAAACCAAACAGTTTCTTATCACCGCATCATTAAGGCTCCCTTCGAGATCCATGTAGAACAAAAA
This genomic window from Deltaproteobacteria bacterium contains:
- a CDS encoding prephenate dehydrogenase/arogenate dehydrogenase family protein encodes the protein MKSVAYLGPAGTFSDLALKCYVRSESSLPCISIEEVFSHVSDGSVEFGFVPIENLIEGPVTETLDLLRKYNGKVFIAEAYLFDICHAVGMFDDHSLMPNGLFAPELVTDIYSHQQALGQCSTYLRRKFPNARFCAVGSSAEAINMVRDRRFSTAVVVAAAETLRANGFKVIAEDIADVSQNKTRFVLLARGEVCDVNELSPIATDGAANRFAISKSYVTSIVIDPGKDRQGLLVEILNVISVQNGVNIISIHSRPDLRGGFLFYMDLEGSLNDAVIRNCLVCLGEYCREATLGTVEFRVFGSYKSKAFEPPPFSTIGIIGGEGKMGRWFSKFFSKVGFEVIIYDLKTSVSLEELMRRAEVVIVSVPMSELGIVIESIAPLVRTDHLLVENFSIKNKSLLAIDGAVADDCEVLGIHTLFGPDVETISGQNVIITKTSKSGSKAAYFEDLLYKYGARITHASSVEHDSIVAVTSGLLHFVSVCYAQVVRECLGSKYNLDLFSTPNFRAVFEIIQRVVNQTPQLLSDIQMLNDEMLVTRRRFLQALFNHLSVIENGNDREFLESARLSKDMLS